The Gemmatimonadaceae bacterium nucleotide sequence CGTCCGTGGCTGAACGTCGTGGTCTCGTGATCGATGCGGCAGGTGAGATTGCCGCCCTCGTGACAGCACTGGGAGAGGAGCTGGCCACGTTCCGGCAGCGGGCGCTGAAGTCCGAGGCTCGCGTCCGCGAGCTCGAGGCGGCGGGCGGCGCCGACGCCGTCGAGCTCGTGAAGCGGATCGCGGAGCTGGAGGGCGAGAACGCGGCGCTGCAGGCGCGCATCGCCAGCGCGTCGGAGCGCACCGAGGACTTGCTGGACCGGGTGCGGTTCACCCGGCAGCAGCAGGAAAGCGCCGGGGAGGTGCGATGAGCTACAACCCGGTGAAGGTCACGGTGGCGGGTGAGGAGGTCACCATCCGTTCCGAGCAGCCCCCCGAGCACTCGCGGGCGGTGGCCGAACACGTGGATGCCTCCATCCGGCGCATCCAGCTCCAGTCTCCCCTGGTGGACACGGGGAAGGCGGCGATCCTCGTCGCGCTCCAGATCGCTGACGAGCTCTTCCGTACGCGCGGCGACGCCGAAGCAGGCACGGAACGCCTGGAGCAGACGATGGAGGAGATCCGCCGGATGCTGCCTCCAGCCAAGCGCTCGATCGGACGATGACGGGCGAACCCCGGTCATCCGTTGCCTGACGCGGATCGGCCCGGTACCTTCGATCTGTCACCCGATGCGCACGTAGGTGTGTGTCCCCGCTTGGGTTAGCCGTGTTCACCGCACGCCATTCGGCCTGCGGCACGACACCGCCGGCTCACCGTGGACCGATCCGTCTGTGCGGCATCGCCGGGGCTCCCAAAGACCGCGGCTCGCCCGCGCTGGAGATATAGATCGTGTCGCAGACCTTGAT carries:
- a CDS encoding cell division protein ZapA; amino-acid sequence: MSYNPVKVTVAGEEVTIRSEQPPEHSRAVAEHVDASIRRIQLQSPLVDTGKAAILVALQIADELFRTRGDAEAGTERLEQTMEEIRRMLPPAKRSIGR